Within the Thermosynechococcaceae cyanobacterium Okahandja genome, the region AATGCAACGGTAGGCTAACTCGGCGTGCTCTTTAATGGGTGCATCAATACCGGGAGTATCAATGAGCACATTCCCTCCGGCTAAGAGGGGGTGGTGGCAGTAGTATTCAATTTTTTTGAGCACGGCACTATTAGCGCCTTGGCGGGCATAGTTCGAGGCTTCCGCAATCGTGCCAAACCCTAGCCCATCCATGGAAAAGGAATTGTTGACAGTCGGGTGAATGCGGTCGGCATTGGCTTGATACCCCTGCAACAGGAGCTTAAGGCCGTTGGCTTCCCGTGCCCGCTGCGATCGCCCCTCTCCCCCTTCTTCTTCAATGACTTGGGTCGCCAATTGAATGGCCTTCTGGACGGAGTTGGCATCGCCAATATCCACTCGCTGGCTAAACCGCAGGCGATCGCTAATGTCTGCCACCTGCTGTTGAATTTCGCCTTCGGTATAAAACGTCAGCACCGCCCGCTCTTGATCCGGCTCGGCGTAGGCCACCCGGCAAATGGTACCGGTGGCGTGGCCTTGGGCACTGTAGAGCAATTCCCGTTCGAGCAGGGCATTGATCAGCATGGACTTGCCCGCGCTAAACGGCCCAGCAAAAACAATCTCAAACGTGGGTGAAATGGCCTTGCGCAGCGACATTTGTACCGGCGTACTATCGAAGGAGCGCAAGTTAGGCTCAGCGTTGACCAATTGCAGGAGGCGATCGCAATCGGCTTGCAGGTGGGGGCAGGCGTGCAGGAGGTCGCTCATGGCAGAGAATCACAAATCGTTGTTAGCAACAGCCTAGCACAAGATTTTGGATTCATTATTGTTTCAAGAAAATTTTCACGAGATGAGATATTTGTAAACACTGGCTCAGTACGGTAGGTTTGACTGCTCTCACGCCCCCCATTTTTCTGTAACCTGTGATTGGAGCAGGTAATGCTAGAGATGTTGGTCTTGAGTTGGGGCCATCAATTAGGGATTACTGTCCTACAAGCGTTATGTACTAACCTCGCAGCCCCTATGGTTTCTGACATTCATTACGTGCTTTTTTCGCTTGCATTGTGCTAAGTCTATGTACAATTGTACAATCAAAGCAGCGGTATGGAAATTGTTGTCGATACCTGTGTCCTGATTGCTGTTATTGTCAATGAGCCAGAAAAAACGCGGCTAGTCCAGTTGACTACCGGCGCTCATCTGGTTGCTCCGGCATCCGTTCACTGGGAAATTGGCAATGCCTTTTCTGCGATGCTGAAGCGAAACCGCATTACACTTGATGAGGCACAGCAAGCCGTATCAGCCTATCACACTATTCCTTTACGTTTGCTCGATATTGATTTAAGACATGCCTTGAACATCGCCGCAAAACTTAACCTGTATGCGTATGATGCCTATCTTCTAAGCTGTGCCATACAGCAAAAAGCGGCATTGCTGACCCTCGATAGTGGACTGCGCTATGCAGCACAACAGGCAAAAGTGAAACTTTTAGAGGTAACCTCATGAAGGAATATACGTATTCAGAAGCACGCCAGCGGCTAGCGGCTTTGTTGGATGAAGCCCAGCAAGAAGGGACGGTGCGTATCCGGCGCAAAGATGGGCGCGTCTTTGTTCTGCAACCCGCCGAGGTGGAAGACTCACCCCTTAATATTCAAGGGATTCGCCTTAATATCACGACGAAAGAGATCATTGACATCATTCGGGAAGGACGTGAACAGGATTAGAATGCTACGTTGACATCCAAGTTTAGGTGTGGGGTATGGTAGCGGCGATCGCAATCGGCTTGCAGGTGGGGGCAGGCGTGCAGGAGGTCGCTCATGGCAGAGAATCACAAATCGCTGTTAGCAACAGCCTAGCACAACGTTTTGTAGCTTAGCTAAGGCGGCTCGGTTGCACCTGCTGGGCGTAGTTGCGAAAGCGTTCTAAATCTGCTTGTAGCGTACTTTCAACAATGCGTCCTAAAAAGAGCCGATCCATGAGTTGCCCCAGCACCCCCGGAATGGCGTAGGCCACCGAAAGCTTGACCACCGTGCTACCGTGGCGATCGTAAAAGCGAATGGCACCGCGATTGGGTAGGCCATCCACTGACTCCCACTGAATTATCTGGTGCTTAATTTGCTTACAAATGCGCGAGAGCCAGCTAAAGTGCCAGTTGCCTGTCGCCAACGTCCAGCGGGACAGTTCGGGATTGTCGGGGGTAATCACCACAGACTCAATCCACTTCATCCAGAGGGGCATTTTTTCGAGGTCTGACCACAGCGCCCACACCAAATCAATATCTGCCGCCACTTCAATTTGCACCGTGTGCTCTAGCCAGTGGGTCATTGGCCGCCTCCTGCCATGATGGCTTGCGCCGCTTGTCGACCCGACATGGTTGCTCCCTCCATGCTGTCAATGTAGTCCTGCTGGGTATAGCTGCCCGCCAAAAAGAAATTAGGCACCGGTGTTTTTTGGGGGGGGCGATAGGGATCCATGCCGGGAGCTTCGCGGTACAGGGACTGCGCTAGCTTGACGACACTGTACCATGTCATGTTCAGGGTACGGGCGGAGGGAAATAACTCATGCACCTGCCGCAAAACGTGCTGGGCAATCTCTTCATTGCTGGCCTTAATGAAAGGGTCGCCGGGGGTGAGCACCACCTGTAGCAGGGATCCTTGACCCTCACGGTAATAGTCTGCTGGGCTGGTGAGGGCTAAATCGGCAAAGCAGGAAAAGTCCGCATCGGCAGTATAAAGCAGATTATCAATACCGGTGGCAGCCACCTGCTTTTGCTGACTGGGGTCTTGCAGTTCGGTAACCCAACCGTCAAAACGCAGTTGCACCGTGGCAACAGGGACGGCATCGAGCTTAAAGATGTTGTCAAACAGGGGGTGCGATCGCCACGCCTCCGGAATCAGGCGCTGAATACCGGGGACATCGC harbors:
- a CDS encoding dynamin family protein, with product MSDLLHACPHLQADCDRLLQLVNAEPNLRSFDSTPVQMSLRKAISPTFEIVFAGPFSAGKSMLINALLERELLYSAQGHATGTICRVAYAEPDQERAVLTFYTEGEIQQQVADISDRLRFSQRVDIGDANSVQKAIQLATQVIEEEGGEGRSQRAREANGLKLLLQGYQANADRIHPTVNNSFSMDGLGFGTIAEASNYARQGANSAVLKKIEYYCHHPLLAGGNVLIDTPGIDAPIKEHAELAYRCINDPEASAVIVVYQIATSGEIIQEEIDLLEKIKANPGLRDRVFHVINRIDQTWFDPNLREKVNTTIAKSFSSPPDRLYRTSGLLGFYGSLLLKCGERDRYGLDSIFANEISELKLRTDAPKFNELPHRTGRWGF
- a CDS encoding type II toxin-antitoxin system VapC family toxin, which produces MEIVVDTCVLIAVIVNEPEKTRLVQLTTGAHLVAPASVHWEIGNAFSAMLKRNRITLDEAQQAVSAYHTIPLRLLDIDLRHALNIAAKLNLYAYDAYLLSCAIQQKAALLTLDSGLRYAAQQAKVKLLEVTS
- a CDS encoding type II toxin-antitoxin system prevent-host-death family antitoxin, yielding MKEYTYSEARQRLAALLDEAQQEGTVRIRRKDGRVFVLQPAEVEDSPLNIQGIRLNITTKEIIDIIREGREQD
- a CDS encoding SRPBCC family protein; its protein translation is MTHWLEHTVQIEVAADIDLVWALWSDLEKMPLWMKWIESVVITPDNPELSRWTLATGNWHFSWLSRICKQIKHQIIQWESVDGLPNRGAIRFYDRHGSTVVKLSVAYAIPGVLGQLMDRLFLGRIVESTLQADLERFRNYAQQVQPSRLS